A window of Thermococcus aggregans contains these coding sequences:
- a CDS encoding tRNA (guanine(10)-N(2))-dimethyltransferase: MELTKIKEGKAEILVPKAERIYDAPVFYNPAMALNRDLSVLLLKVTKAKRVLDALSATGIRGIRYALETEAEEIWLNDISPEAFKLIIENLKLNFNENPEVDGKSAVLKGEKLLVATNKDANLLMNEKFRYFDFVDLDPFGSPMEFLDSSLRSVKRNGILALTATDTAPLCGTYPKACMRKYIAMPIRGELCHESGLRVLIGTAVRYAAKYDLGIEVLFAYYKDHYFRAFLRLKDGAKEGDRALRNLGYLYFDSKTGKFEVEKEFLPSRANAFGPMWLGPLKNQEIVEKMNKEDKAELAEKKKVAKFLDVVVNELDVPFFYDIHALARRNSLEVRRLSDIAALLQENGYHVSRTHFSPTAIKTDAPFEEVLKALKALQ; encoded by the coding sequence ATGGAGCTAACCAAAATTAAAGAAGGAAAAGCTGAAATTCTTGTACCCAAAGCAGAGCGTATTTATGACGCCCCCGTCTTTTACAATCCTGCTATGGCATTGAATAGAGATTTAAGCGTTCTCTTATTGAAGGTCACAAAAGCGAAAAGAGTTCTAGACGCTTTATCTGCCACAGGAATTAGGGGGATAAGGTACGCCTTAGAAACAGAAGCTGAAGAAATCTGGCTCAACGATATAAGTCCCGAAGCTTTCAAGCTGATAATCGAGAACTTAAAGCTTAATTTTAACGAAAATCCTGAAGTTGATGGGAAATCTGCAGTACTAAAGGGCGAAAAACTGTTGGTAGCCACTAACAAAGATGCAAATCTTCTGATGAACGAAAAGTTCAGGTATTTTGATTTTGTAGACCTTGATCCCTTCGGCTCTCCAATGGAGTTCCTTGATTCTTCGCTAAGAAGCGTAAAGAGAAACGGGATTTTGGCATTAACAGCAACAGATACCGCTCCTCTTTGCGGAACCTACCCCAAGGCATGTATGCGAAAATACATTGCAATGCCTATAAGAGGAGAGCTATGCCACGAAAGCGGTCTGAGGGTTTTAATTGGAACTGCCGTTAGGTACGCTGCTAAATACGACCTCGGCATAGAAGTGCTCTTTGCGTATTATAAGGATCACTACTTCAGGGCGTTCTTGAGACTAAAAGACGGTGCAAAAGAAGGAGATAGAGCTCTCAGAAATCTTGGATACCTTTATTTCGATTCAAAAACAGGGAAGTTTGAAGTTGAGAAGGAGTTCCTTCCGAGCAGAGCAAATGCATTCGGTCCAATGTGGCTTGGCCCCCTTAAGAATCAAGAGATTGTAGAAAAAATGAACAAAGAAGATAAAGCTGAGCTAGCAGAAAAGAAAAAAGTCGCTAAATTCCTAGATGTTGTTGTTAATGAACTCGATGTGCCGTTCTTCTACGATATCCACGCACTGGCAAGAAGGAATTCGCTTGAGGTAAGAAGGCTTTCAGACATAGCGGCATTACTTCAGGAAAATGGATACCATGTCAGCAGAACGCATTTCTCTCCCACGGCAATAAAAACCGATGCTCCTTTTGAAGAAGTATTAAAAGCCCTAAAGGCTCTCCAGTAG
- a CDS encoding MATE family efflux transporter, translating to MDGELRKKLWSLAWPAILANIGQTLVNLVDMIMVGQLGSLAIASVGLGGQFSWFMMPLMFAISTGTLALVARFVGAKDIDMAEKVLEQSIYLAFIMSIPVMLLGLFFGDDALRIMGASEEVVRLGYSYIRVFFLFYPVNFVSFAAFSALRGAGDTKTPMKLTFLTNGANVFLNYGLIFGNFGLPRLEVVGAALASGLSILIAFIVGLVLFLRGSLVLKLRLSFKPDFETIKRILRIGIPATIERAIFSFYNFLYISIVTRFGTIALAAHQVGLRVESIAYMPAFGFNVAASALVGQSLGEGNPEKAEKVVYEALKMVSIFMGMMAIILVVFPKYLVMPFVTKSDPNYAEVLRLASIYLIIVGISEVPLGWTFVLSGALRGAGDTKSPMYVTAVSKLLFRIIPSYILGFGISLGPIHIKGMGVIAAWLAMTLETFTTAIFFWWIFKRGKWKYIKV from the coding sequence ATGGACGGCGAATTAAGAAAAAAGCTTTGGTCGCTAGCATGGCCGGCTATATTAGCCAATATAGGGCAAACGCTGGTTAACTTAGTGGACATGATAATGGTAGGCCAGCTTGGATCCCTTGCCATAGCAAGTGTTGGTCTTGGGGGGCAGTTCTCCTGGTTTATGATGCCCCTCATGTTTGCAATCTCCACTGGAACTCTCGCGTTGGTTGCTAGGTTTGTGGGAGCTAAGGACATTGATATGGCTGAGAAAGTGCTTGAACAGAGCATATACTTGGCCTTTATAATGAGCATTCCGGTGATGCTGCTGGGACTCTTTTTTGGAGACGACGCGCTAAGAATAATGGGTGCCAGTGAAGAGGTTGTTAGGCTCGGATACTCTTATATCCGCGTCTTCTTCCTGTTTTATCCAGTAAATTTTGTGTCATTTGCCGCTTTCAGTGCCCTTAGAGGAGCAGGAGACACAAAAACACCAATGAAGCTGACTTTCCTTACAAACGGTGCAAACGTTTTCTTGAACTATGGTTTAATCTTCGGGAACTTTGGTCTTCCAAGGCTTGAGGTAGTTGGAGCAGCATTGGCTTCTGGCTTATCAATTCTAATTGCTTTTATCGTGGGGTTGGTTCTCTTTTTAAGGGGCTCCCTTGTTTTGAAGCTTAGACTATCGTTTAAACCCGACTTCGAAACCATAAAGAGAATCCTAAGGATAGGAATTCCTGCAACCATTGAAAGGGCCATATTCAGCTTTTACAACTTTCTTTACATAAGCATTGTCACAAGATTCGGCACTATAGCATTAGCCGCTCATCAGGTTGGCCTTAGGGTGGAAAGCATCGCTTATATGCCTGCTTTTGGATTTAACGTTGCCGCATCAGCTCTGGTTGGACAGAGCCTTGGAGAAGGAAATCCCGAAAAAGCTGAAAAAGTTGTTTATGAGGCACTAAAAATGGTCTCCATATTTATGGGAATGATGGCAATAATTTTGGTGGTTTTTCCCAAATACCTTGTCATGCCATTTGTCACAAAAAGTGATCCCAACTATGCCGAGGTTCTAAGACTTGCGAGCATATACCTCATAATCGTTGGTATAAGCGAAGTTCCTCTTGGGTGGACCTTTGTTCTCAGCGGTGCCCTTAGAGGTGCGGGAGATACAAAGAGCCCCATGTACGTAACTGCTGTAAGCAAGCTACTCTTCAGAATAATACCCTCGTATATCCTCGGCTTTGGAATCTCTCTTGGCCCAATACACATCAAGGGAATGGGAGTTATTGCGGCATGGCTTGCAATGACCCTAGAAACTTTCACAACGGCAATTTTCTTCTGGTGGATATTCAAGAGAGGAAAATGGAAATACATAAAGGTGTAG
- a CDS encoding ABC transporter substrate-binding protein — MSAKEDILKYLREKSHEGALQSELYGLGYSRSTIAEAIESLESEKRIVRREVGRKAYRIWLVEEAPFPIKGLLRLGVLKAVEYPHALLTAKDLEKKHDVRVIVYNSALELTNALALGKVDLACSPLVTQVLFGLLTKSLKIAAGCGFGGSGLVVRGELKEGITIGSSELSTMETMLKLFLEKHNFISKVKVVYFKKPEEMIKSFLEGEIDALSIWEPYLTKLEKKGFKTYRYTEIFGLYPCCTLGVNQEFLKINERLFKEFLELYKENTRKLKERKEEALDIMAGLFGFSKEQIRDGLRGFVFDYKLSKEQVEAALERFGLKVFNLDSLLL; from the coding sequence ATGAGTGCAAAAGAGGATATTTTGAAGTATCTTAGGGAAAAATCCCACGAAGGAGCACTTCAGAGTGAGCTTTACGGGCTTGGTTATTCTAGATCTACAATAGCTGAAGCCATCGAAAGCTTGGAATCTGAAAAAAGAATTGTGAGAAGAGAAGTAGGGAGAAAGGCCTACAGAATATGGCTCGTTGAAGAGGCTCCGTTCCCGATTAAAGGACTTCTTAGGCTTGGAGTATTAAAGGCTGTTGAATATCCTCATGCTCTTTTGACAGCTAAAGACCTTGAAAAAAAGCATGATGTTAGGGTAATTGTGTATAACAGCGCTTTGGAGCTTACGAACGCTCTGGCATTGGGCAAAGTTGATTTGGCATGTTCACCTCTCGTAACCCAAGTGCTCTTTGGACTTTTAACCAAGAGTCTAAAAATTGCTGCTGGATGTGGGTTTGGGGGAAGCGGGCTTGTGGTTAGGGGGGAGCTCAAAGAAGGAATAACCATAGGCTCATCGGAGCTTTCCACGATGGAAACAATGTTAAAGCTCTTTTTAGAGAAGCACAACTTCATCAGCAAAGTTAAGGTAGTTTACTTTAAGAAGCCAGAGGAGATGATAAAATCGTTTTTAGAAGGAGAAATCGACGCCCTGAGTATATGGGAGCCTTATTTAACCAAGCTGGAAAAGAAAGGATTTAAGACGTACAGGTATACGGAAATTTTTGGTTTATACCCCTGCTGTACTTTGGGAGTAAATCAAGAGTTTTTAAAAATCAACGAGAGGTTATTTAAAGAGTTTTTGGAGCTCTATAAGGAGAATACCAGAAAGCTGAAAGAAAGAAAAGAGGAAGCTTTAGATATCATGGCTGGCCTCTTTGGATTTAGCAAAGAGCAGATAAGAGATGGGTTGAGAGGGTTTGTTTTTGATTATAAACTAAGCAAAGAGCAAGTTGAAGCGGCTCTTGAGCGTTTTGGTCTAAAGGTCTTTAATCTCGATTCCCTGCTGTTATAA
- a CDS encoding 50S ribosomal protein L37e: MGSGTAPHGKRNRTPTHIKCRRCGRKAFNVRKGYCAACGFGRSRRLRKYSWSNKWKKAKNAL; the protein is encoded by the coding sequence GTGGGAAGTGGAACAGCCCCTCATGGAAAAAGAAACAGGACTCCCACTCACATAAAGTGTAGAAGGTGCGGAAGAAAGGCATTCAACGTTAGAAAAGGCTACTGTGCAGCCTGCGGCTTTGGAAGAAGCAGAAGACTAAGGAAGTACAGCTGGAGCAACAAGTGGAAGAAAGCAAAGAACGCTCTTTGA
- a CDS encoding LSm family protein has translation MAERPLDVIHKSLDKEVLVILKRGAEFRGRLIGYDIHLNVVLADAQLIEDGEPKKNYGKIVIRGDNVLAISPVEIE, from the coding sequence ATGGCGGAAAGACCACTTGATGTTATACACAAGTCACTCGATAAGGAAGTTTTGGTTATCCTCAAGAGAGGAGCTGAGTTTAGGGGAAGACTTATCGGTTACGATATCCACTTGAACGTCGTTTTGGCTGATGCCCAGCTCATTGAAGATGGCGAGCCAAAGAAGAATTATGGCAAAATTGTTATTAGAGGAGACAATGTGTTGGCGATCTCCCCTGTTGAGATAGAATGA
- a CDS encoding aminopeptidase, whose translation MKLIDVSRTVMEHVLGIEEGEEVLIVTNPGEVLEISLSLFEAAKEFKAKPTVIVQDAKGALDYAERAVIEAIKSEPDIVISISEKKLGKDPYGINIGYVGRDNKKYSHIFEKLLRGDKRIRAFWSPGITKEMYLRSVPIDYEKLREEAKILAEILEKGKEVHITSEKGTDLWISIEGRKPLKDDGDFRKPGRGGNLPAGEVFISPAIGKSEGVIVFDGTLGLGGESIIPNDPVKVYVENGFVTKIMGGEEVRKLEEAIKKAEKMALDIGKEEYAKNSWHLGELGIGLNPKAQMSGKLLEDEKIRKTIHIAIGANYDNDAPALNHYDCLIWHPTVEIDGEVIMKRGEFTIF comes from the coding sequence ATGAAGTTAATCGATGTATCAAGAACAGTCATGGAACATGTCTTGGGAATTGAGGAAGGAGAAGAAGTCCTAATAGTAACGAATCCCGGTGAAGTCCTTGAGATTTCCTTGAGCCTCTTTGAAGCTGCTAAGGAGTTCAAGGCCAAGCCCACTGTAATAGTGCAAGATGCAAAGGGAGCCCTAGACTACGCAGAGAGAGCAGTTATAGAGGCTATAAAATCAGAGCCTGACATCGTAATATCAATAAGCGAAAAAAAGCTTGGAAAAGACCCTTACGGCATCAACATCGGATACGTGGGGAGAGACAACAAAAAATACAGCCATATTTTTGAGAAGCTGTTAAGGGGAGACAAAAGAATAAGGGCTTTCTGGAGCCCCGGAATAACCAAAGAGATGTATCTGCGCAGCGTCCCCATAGACTACGAAAAGCTTAGAGAAGAAGCAAAAATACTTGCAGAGATTCTGGAAAAGGGGAAAGAAGTTCACATAACAAGCGAAAAAGGAACAGACTTGTGGATAAGCATTGAAGGTAGGAAACCTTTAAAAGATGATGGAGACTTCAGAAAACCGGGAAGGGGAGGGAATCTTCCTGCGGGAGAAGTGTTTATATCCCCAGCAATCGGGAAAAGTGAAGGTGTAATTGTTTTTGATGGGACTTTAGGTCTTGGAGGAGAGAGCATTATTCCAAACGACCCAGTTAAAGTTTACGTGGAAAATGGATTTGTCACGAAAATTATGGGAGGGGAAGAAGTCAGGAAACTCGAAGAAGCCATAAAGAAAGCCGAAAAGATGGCACTTGATATCGGAAAGGAAGAGTATGCAAAGAATTCCTGGCATCTTGGAGAACTTGGCATAGGGCTTAATCCCAAAGCCCAGATGTCAGGAAAACTGCTAGAGGATGAGAAAATTAGAAAAACAATTCATATAGCTATAGGAGCAAATTACGACAACGATGCTCCAGCCCTTAACCATTATGACTGTTTGATTTGGCATCCCACAGTGGAGATCGACGGGGAAGTTATCATGAAAAGAGGAGAATTTACGATATTTTGA
- a CDS encoding redox-regulated ATPase YchF yields MEIGVVGKPNVGKSTFFAAATLVDVEIANYPFTTIEANIGVTYVTAEHPCKELGCKPNPQNYQYKDGIALIPIKMIDVAGLVPGAHEGRGLGNKFLDDLRMASALIHVVDATGKTDAEGQPTDYHDPVEDIEFLEKEIDYWIYGILRKNWEKFAKRVKMQGLKLSKAIADQLAGIGVSEDDVLDAMHKVNLGDDPTKWSEEDLFNFVRELRKINKPIIIAANKADAADDEQIKRLIREGEKRGYIVVPTSAVAELTLRKAAKAGYIDYIPGSGDFKILKPLNEKQKRGLELIREKVLKRFGSTGVQEVINRAVFDLLQLIPVYPVEDEHKLTDQFGNVLPHVFLMKKGSTPRDLAFKVHTDLGRTFLYAINARTHRRVGEDYELQFNDIIKIVATAR; encoded by the coding sequence ATGGAAATTGGAGTTGTAGGAAAGCCAAACGTAGGGAAATCCACGTTCTTCGCTGCTGCAACGCTTGTTGATGTGGAGATAGCGAATTATCCATTCACAACAATAGAAGCGAACATAGGCGTCACCTACGTAACTGCAGAACACCCTTGCAAGGAACTCGGTTGCAAGCCAAATCCACAGAATTACCAGTACAAAGATGGAATCGCCCTAATTCCAATAAAGATGATAGATGTTGCAGGATTAGTCCCAGGAGCCCATGAGGGAAGAGGCTTAGGGAACAAATTCTTAGACGATTTAAGGATGGCATCTGCTTTAATACATGTGGTCGATGCAACTGGAAAGACAGACGCTGAAGGACAGCCAACCGATTACCACGATCCAGTGGAGGATATAGAATTCCTAGAGAAGGAAATAGACTACTGGATTTACGGAATCTTAAGAAAAAACTGGGAAAAATTCGCCAAGAGAGTAAAAATGCAGGGTCTAAAGCTTTCCAAGGCAATAGCAGACCAGCTTGCCGGAATCGGTGTCAGTGAAGATGATGTTCTTGACGCCATGCATAAGGTAAATTTAGGGGACGATCCAACAAAATGGAGCGAGGAAGATCTTTTTAACTTCGTCCGAGAGCTTAGAAAAATAAACAAGCCCATAATAATAGCAGCAAACAAAGCCGATGCAGCGGACGATGAACAGATAAAACGCTTAATTCGCGAAGGAGAGAAAAGAGGGTACATAGTAGTGCCAACATCGGCAGTAGCCGAATTAACACTTAGAAAAGCTGCAAAAGCAGGCTATATCGACTACATCCCAGGCTCAGGAGATTTTAAGATCTTAAAACCTTTGAACGAAAAGCAGAAACGTGGTTTAGAGCTCATTAGAGAAAAAGTACTCAAAAGATTTGGTTCCACTGGAGTTCAAGAAGTTATAAACAGGGCTGTTTTTGACCTTCTCCAGTTGATTCCAGTATATCCAGTAGAAGATGAGCACAAGCTAACAGATCAATTTGGAAACGTTCTGCCTCATGTATTCCTAATGAAGAAAGGCTCTACACCAAGGGATCTCGCATTTAAAGTGCACACCGATTTGGGAAGAACTTTCCTATACGCCATTAATGCCAGAACTCACAGAAGGGTCGGGGAAGACTATGAGCTCCAGTTCAACGACATCATAAAGATAGTCGCCACAGCTAGGTGA
- the cyaB gene encoding class IV adenylate cyclase — protein MEIEVKFKVLFDEIKEKIEGLGAELVREEIQEDLYFAVPLPNLLRIRRIANTGEVILGYKEIKDERNEEFDEIEVKVEDFEKTREILKRLGFKEDIWVKKHRYVYRLGNVTFELSRVEGLGDFLDIEVISEDVEKAKREIWEVAKKLGLKEEDVEPRLYQELIKGSKDGKNKI, from the coding sequence ATGGAGATTGAAGTGAAGTTCAAAGTTCTCTTTGACGAGATAAAAGAAAAAATAGAGGGACTCGGAGCTGAGCTTGTTAGAGAAGAAATTCAAGAAGACCTCTACTTTGCCGTACCTTTACCCAACCTTCTCCGCATTAGACGCATTGCAAATACAGGTGAAGTTATTTTGGGATACAAAGAGATTAAAGACGAAAGGAATGAGGAATTTGACGAAATAGAAGTCAAGGTGGAAGACTTCGAGAAAACCAGAGAGATCCTAAAGCGCTTAGGGTTTAAAGAGGATATATGGGTTAAGAAGCATCGGTACGTTTATAGGCTTGGAAACGTTACTTTTGAGCTAAGCCGGGTTGAAGGGCTTGGGGATTTTCTCGATATCGAAGTCATAAGCGAAGACGTGGAGAAAGCAAAAAGAGAAATATGGGAAGTTGCAAAAAAACTTGGCCTAAAAGAGGAAGATGTGGAGCCCAGACTTTATCAAGAGCTTATAAAAGGTTCCAAAGATGGCAAAAATAAAATATAG
- a CDS encoding Lrp/AsnC family transcriptional regulator has translation MAYLDDLDRAILKVLKEDARATISEISEKINKPESTVHFRIKKLIERGIIEKYTIVLGEVARPKEVAFVVLELEKPVIEDFLGRYLEYVSRNLAMLPNVLLVAKTEDDKIVALVGAETKEELSEFIEENIQSIPSVREVVVYPVAEFKKGEDIKGVLLEV, from the coding sequence GTGGCATATCTTGACGACTTGGATAGGGCAATTTTAAAGGTGCTTAAAGAAGATGCTAGAGCGACTATTTCTGAGATTAGTGAGAAGATAAACAAGCCTGAGTCTACTGTACACTTCAGAATAAAGAAGCTTATTGAAAGAGGGATTATAGAGAAGTACACGATAGTTTTAGGCGAAGTTGCCAGACCAAAAGAAGTTGCTTTTGTAGTATTAGAACTAGAAAAGCCTGTAATAGAAGACTTCTTGGGGAGATACCTTGAATATGTATCGAGAAACCTTGCAATGCTTCCCAATGTCCTTCTGGTAGCAAAGACAGAGGACGACAAAATAGTTGCCCTCGTTGGTGCGGAAACGAAAGAAGAGTTAAGCGAGTTCATCGAGGAAAATATACAAAGCATACCCAGCGTAAGAGAAGTTGTAGTTTATCCAGTAGCGGAGTTCAAGAAAGGGGAGGATATCAAAGGAGTGCTCCTGGAGGTTTAA